CGCCCGCTCTCGTCCACCGGACGGAGACAAAACCAGTCCCTGTCCCTGAAGTCCGCGCTGGTTGGCAGTGGTGCAGGCGTCTCTCCTGCAATTCCAAGGCATTTCCACATTTTGCAGGCGGGACGCCTGCACCACAAGAAGTTTTGCAAGAGCCTCAATCGCTTATTCTTAACCGCAACGCTTACTCGAAAGTACAGGGATAGCCGAGTAAGAGCAAACGGCTAAGACTGCGCGAAGCGAGGTCGGGCGCGGTATCCCTGCCGCGCCGCAGATCTCCAGCAAACGTCCGGCGTCCGATCAATCGGTGTCCTGAGTCCGGTGTCCTGAGTCCGGATTGGAACCCGGAAATGCGCGAAGCATGCTGCATCGGGGACAGAGAAAAAGGACGCGATTCTCAATTTTATTTTCAGTCAAGGGCTGACCCCGATGGACCCTGTCGGGTCCTACTTGTCATTCAGGAAGACTTCTTTAATAATCGCATGTGTCACCGTTCCTGTGGCGGCACGAGAGCGACGTACGATGCGGTCATTTCGGAAACGAAAAATCAGATGCAAATTCCCATGTCCCCGTCGGTCCCAGGTTCATTTTCCATACCCCCTCTGCGTGTCTCCGCGTCCTCTGCGCGAACCCTCTCAAGTGCTCTTCCCAGCGTTTCTCTTTGTCCGATACTTCGCACGCCTCTCGCGGACCGAGAAGCCGATGAGCGGGCGCGGCGGCTCTGCTGCCTCGGGCGGCGGGGGTGAGAGGAGTTGCATGATCTGCTGGATGATGTCCGAGATCGCGTGCTCGTGCGTGTCCAGTCGCTCGGTCAGCGTGCGCTCGAGGTCCGCCAGCTTCTTGGCCAAGTCCTGCTGCGTCAGGAGCAGCGACCGCATGGCGACGAACGCCTTCACCACGAACACGCTCATCTGCACGGCCTGCGGACTGTTGAGAACCATGGATGCCATAATCGCTCCATGCTCGGTAAAAACGTAGGTGGCTTTGCGCCTGCCGCCATGCCGAGATGCTGTCGCAGTTTGTGATAGCATGGGCACGCAACTTGAAGTCACAATTTGTGATATCAAGATTGTAAATTCCTGCGGTTCAACGAGAAACACAAACTCGTCCGGAAACCTCTCACGGTTCCGCTTGACTGCCTGATTCAGCGCTTTGGTGGTGACGCCGTAGGCTTTGGCGAGGTCGCTGTCGAGGATCACAGGCACGCCCCGCACCTGCACGATCAGTCCGCGAAAGTCCTCCACCGCCTGGCTCAGCGTCTTCTTTTTCATGTGCGTCTCCCCCTCTGCGTAGCTCCGCGCCCTCTGCGCGAAACGCGCTCACGACACCTTGATTTCATACGGCGTTTGGCGGACGGTGATGCGGGCACCTTGCAGGCGGTCGCGGCTGAGAAGGCAACCGGCGTAGTACGGGAGAAGGGCCTTGAGGGCTTCGAGGTTGTCGCCCTGGACAATCAGGTTGCCGCTGCCGGGGTCGCCGCAGGCGAGGTCGGGCACGTCCTTGAGCAGGCGAAAGGGCACCTGCTGGTGGTGATTGACGACGGCTTCTTTTCCGATCCAGTTGAGTGTGGGCATGGCGCAAAATCCGGGTGCGGTCCCAATGTGCTGCTCGCAAGTGCGCGAGCGAGCGGGAGATTTACGAAAGGGGTGTCAATTTAGCACTCTGGGAGCAGGATGTCGATCTTTGGAAGATCTTTGGAACAGCGCGCTTGCCGTTTGCACCGATTTCCGCCACAATGGAAACCGCTCTTAATTCTTCTGCCCATGGGAGACCGACATGTCCCACCCGGACCTGGTGATTGATGCGCGCGACCTGAACAAAAGCTACCGCCTGCCGCACAAAACCGTTACCGTGCTCACCGGGGCGTCGCTGACCCTGGCCGCTGGCGAACGGGTGGCGGTGGTCGGCCGCAGCGGCGTCGGCAAAAGCACGTTGCTGCACGTGCTGGGCGCGTTGGACCGCCCCGAGTCCGGCGAGGTGCGCATCAACGGGCGCTCGATCTATGCCCTGGGCGAACGCGACCGGGCGATGCTGCGCGCCCGCGAGATCGGCTTTGTTTTCCAGTCCTACCATCTGCTCCCCGAAATGGATATCGCCGAGAACGTGATGCTTCCGGCCTGGGCCGGCGGCAACCGGCAGAGCCGCGCCGTCATCCGGAAGCGGGCAATCGAGATGCTGGATCGCGTGGGACTGGCGGATCGCGCCACGCACACCCCGCTCGAACTCTCCGGCGGCGAGCAGCAGCGGGCCGCGCTGGCCCGCGCCCTGATGAATGCGCCGCCCCTGCTCTTGGCCGACGAGCCGACCGGCAATCTGGATCGTGGCACCGGTGCCCAAATTCTCGATCTCCTCTTCGACATCGCCCGCCAGACCGGCCACGCCCTCGTGCTGGTCACCCACTCGCCCGAAGTCGCCGCGCTCTGTGATCGGACGCTGACGCTCGAAGGCGGACGGATGGTGTGAGGGACACCCCGCAGGGAGCGTGATTGGATAGGGTTCAGGTTTCAGGTTTCAGGTTTTCCGGTGATTGATAAAATTAGATCGATGCGGGTCGTCAGCTTGTGTCTGTGGGCGCTGCTGACGGCCGTGACGACGGGGTTCGGCCAGGAGGAGACGGCCCGTCCGCCGCCGCTCGCCCCGCCGCTCGGCTATTCCGCGCAACGGATGGATCGGGAGATGGTCCGTGTGCCCGGCGGGGCGCTGATCTTCGGCATGACCGCAGAGGAGAAGCGAGCCGCCGCCACCGCCGCCGGGGTGCATCCGGATCGCCTGAAGTTTCATACGAACCGAAACGTGCTAGAGGTGAAGGACTTCTGGATCGACACCTATCCGGTCACCCGCGGCCAATTCGCCCGTTTCCTGAAAGAGACAAACTACCAGGTGTTGCGCAACGGTTGGGTGGTCGGTTGGAGGGAATTGACCCGGTCCTGGCCGCCGGACCAACCCGGCACCGAGGCGCTGCCCATGATCGGCGTCAATGCCGCCGATGCCGAAGCCTATGCCCGCTGGGCGGGCAAACGCCTGCCCACGGAGGCTGAGTGGGAACTGGCCGCGCGCGGAACCGATGGACGGCTCTACCCCTGGGGCAATCAACCATTGACGAACGCCTGCTATGAAGGGACGGGCGACCTTTCGTTCGCGACCCTTTTCCCGGTCGGCTCCTGGCCTGCCGGTGCAAGTCCGTGCGGCGCGATGGACATGGTGGGGCTGGTCTGCCAGTATGTGCGGACGATCAAAGGCCGCGATAGCCATATTCTCGTGGGTTCCAGCGTGTTTCACACCCAACCCTATTCGCGCCTGGTGACGGCCCGTTTCGGCTGGACGCCGGGGATGCGAAATTATGTCTCGGGCTTCCGCTGCGCGTCGGATACGCCCCCGCCCGGAGAGGATGCAGACGGGGCGTACCGGGCGGGCCCGCCGGAGCCGCCAGCCAAACTCGCCATTCGCCAGGATCTGTACCTGAAGGAGCCGATCACGCTGCGCGGACTCGAGACGACCACGCTCGAGGTGCGTGTCCCCTGGTTTCCAGAGAGCGTCTGGACGCTGGACGTGCCGGAGACGACCTACGGCCCATTCACCGGCGCGAACCTGTGGTTCCCGGGAGACCCCAAGACGACGGTGAATTGGGAGGTCGCACCCGACGGGCAGCGCGCGTCTTATGTGCGCGAGCAGGGAACGCAGCGGATCGCCTGCACGGCGTGGGTGGAGCAGGGACACACCGTCCGCTTCCGGATCACCACCCGAAACATCGAGCATGACGACGGAATGATGAGCCATGTCTGCATGAAAACCATCAGCCCGTTTTTTTCGAGCCAGGAGCAGATGTCCCAGGGCATCATCCGCAACGGCGCGTTTGTCCGGGTGGCCGACGGGCCGCAGGGCTTTCGCGCAGGGGAGAGCCGGTTCCTGGCGGACGGCGAACGCGATCTCCAGACGTTCTACTGGTCGGTGCCTGACAGCCTGCCTGCCGTCAATCATGCCGTTCTGCGGTCTTATGACGGCACGGCCTTTGTGGCCCGCGTCGGGCCGGGTCCCTGCCGGGTCTGGGGCAACAGTTCCATCCCCTGCACCCATCTGGTGGCGGCCGGCAAACCACAGAAAAAAGAGGGAAAGGTTGTTTTCTTCATCGGAAAGGCGGAGGAACTTGAGCGGATCATCGGACGGTAAGCAGGACCCGATTGGCGTGCCCGTGACCGCAGACGAGGCCGGCTATCTGCGCGATGAATCGCGGCGGACCGGATGCGCGGAGCGCATCGTGTTTGCGACAGACGAGCGAGCGGTCAGGCGCGCCTTGGACGAGGCGCGCGTCAACGGCTGGCCGGTCACCGTGCAAGGCGCCCGCACCGGCATCTCAGCCGGGGCGGTTCCGGAGGGCGGGCTGATTCTCAATCTAAGCCGCATGAAGCGCCTCGGCGCGGTTGTGGATCGCCGGATCACCGTCCAACCCGGCGTGCTTCTTTCGGAGATCAACGCGACGGTCGCGCTACAGGGGCTGTTCTTCCCGCCGGATCCCACCGAAACCTCGGCCTCGATCGGCGGGATGATCGCCTGCAACGCCTCCGGCGCGCTCAGCTACCACTATGGACCGACCCGCCGCTGGATCCGCTCTGCGCGGGTGATGCTCGCCAACGGCGAGACGCTCACCCTGCGGCGCGGCGAACAGCGGGCGCAGGGCAACCGGTTTGCGCTGAAGACCGATTCCGGAAGCGTCATCGCCGGGGATTTACCCCCCCTGAAAATGCCAACGGTCAAGCATGCCGCCGGATACTATGTCAAACCGGACATGGATCTGCTGGATCTGTTCATCGGCATGGAAGGGACGTTGGGGGTCATCACCGAGGCCGAGCTCGACCTGCTCCCGCTGCCCCCGGTTCGCCAGGCGCTGACCGCATTCTTCCCCGCCGAGGCGGGCGCGCTCGCGTTTGTTCGTTTTCTGCGCGGCGACGGGGATTGCGCCCGGCTGATTGCACCGGTTGCGATCGAGTTTTTTGACGCCGACGCGCTGGATCTGCTGCGCCGGGCCCAACGGGAGACCCCCGCCTTCTCTCGTCTGCCCACGCTGCCCGCCACCTGCGCGGCCGCGATCTACGTTGAGCTTCACGGCAAGGATGCGGCGGCGCTGGAACCGGCCGTTCTGGCGATCACTGCGCGGCTGCCGTCCTTCGGCGCGAGCGACGACACCTGCTGGTTTGCTGATCAGCCTCAGGTCCTTGATCGCCTGAAGACCTTCCGGCACGCCACGCCGGAGGTGGTCAACCGGTTGATTGACGAACGGCGGAAGACCTGCCCGGGCCTGACGAAGCTCGGAACCGATATGGCGGTGCCCGATACCGCGCTCGATCGCATCCTGGCGCGTTACCACAGCGATCTCGCTGCCGCCGGACTGGAGTCGGTGATCTTCGGCCATATCGGCGACAACCACGTCCACGTCAACATCCTGCCGCGCACGCAGACCGAGTACGACCGGGGCCAGGCGCTGTATCGCGAATGGGCCGCCCTCGTCACGGCGCTGGGCGGGTCGGTCTCGGCGGAACACGGCATCGGCAAGATCAAGGTTGCGTTGCTCGAAGTCCAGTACGGGGCGAATGGCATTGAGGCGATGCGGAAGCTGAAACGGCTGTTCGACCCCGACGCGCGGCTGAACCGCGGCAATTTGTTTCAACGAGGCGTCTGAGTCAAACCACGCAGGCATTACACAGAAAGCAGGATGGTCAGTCATGAAGGCGATGAAACTCACGGGCATCAACCGTCTAGAACTGATGGAGACGCCCACCCCCAGAATCGTCCACGCGGACGA
The sequence above is a segment of the Lentisphaerota bacterium genome. Coding sequences within it:
- a CDS encoding ORF6N domain-containing protein, with translation MKKKTLSQAVEDFRGLIVQVRGVPVILDSDLAKAYGVTTKALNQAVKRNRERFPDEFVFLVEPQEFTILISQIVTSSCVPMLSQTATASRHGGRRKATYVFTEHGAIMASMVLNSPQAVQMSVFVVKAFVAMRSLLLTQQDLAKKLADLERTLTERLDTHEHAISDIIQQIMQLLSPPPPEAAEPPRPLIGFSVRERRAKYRTKRNAGKST
- a CDS encoding ABC transporter ATP-binding protein, with the protein product MSHPDLVIDARDLNKSYRLPHKTVTVLTGASLTLAAGERVAVVGRSGVGKSTLLHVLGALDRPESGEVRINGRSIYALGERDRAMLRAREIGFVFQSYHLLPEMDIAENVMLPAWAGGNRQSRAVIRKRAIEMLDRVGLADRATHTPLELSGGEQQRAALARALMNAPPLLLADEPTGNLDRGTGAQILDLLFDIARQTGHALVLVTHSPEVAALCDRTLTLEGGRMV
- a CDS encoding formylglycine-generating enzyme family protein, producing the protein MIDKIRSMRVVSLCLWALLTAVTTGFGQEETARPPPLAPPLGYSAQRMDREMVRVPGGALIFGMTAEEKRAAATAAGVHPDRLKFHTNRNVLEVKDFWIDTYPVTRGQFARFLKETNYQVLRNGWVVGWRELTRSWPPDQPGTEALPMIGVNAADAEAYARWAGKRLPTEAEWELAARGTDGRLYPWGNQPLTNACYEGTGDLSFATLFPVGSWPAGASPCGAMDMVGLVCQYVRTIKGRDSHILVGSSVFHTQPYSRLVTARFGWTPGMRNYVSGFRCASDTPPPGEDADGAYRAGPPEPPAKLAIRQDLYLKEPITLRGLETTTLEVRVPWFPESVWTLDVPETTYGPFTGANLWFPGDPKTTVNWEVAPDGQRASYVREQGTQRIACTAWVEQGHTVRFRITTRNIEHDDGMMSHVCMKTISPFFSSQEQMSQGIIRNGAFVRVADGPQGFRAGESRFLADGERDLQTFYWSVPDSLPAVNHAVLRSYDGTAFVARVGPGPCRVWGNSSIPCTHLVAAGKPQKKEGKVVFFIGKAEELERIIGR
- a CDS encoding FAD-binding oxidoreductase, producing the protein MPFCGLMTARPLWPASGRVPAGSGATVPSPAPIWWRPANHRKKRERLFSSSERRRNLSGSSDGKQDPIGVPVTADEAGYLRDESRRTGCAERIVFATDERAVRRALDEARVNGWPVTVQGARTGISAGAVPEGGLILNLSRMKRLGAVVDRRITVQPGVLLSEINATVALQGLFFPPDPTETSASIGGMIACNASGALSYHYGPTRRWIRSARVMLANGETLTLRRGEQRAQGNRFALKTDSGSVIAGDLPPLKMPTVKHAAGYYVKPDMDLLDLFIGMEGTLGVITEAELDLLPLPPVRQALTAFFPAEAGALAFVRFLRGDGDCARLIAPVAIEFFDADALDLLRRAQRETPAFSRLPTLPATCAAAIYVELHGKDAAALEPAVLAITARLPSFGASDDTCWFADQPQVLDRLKTFRHATPEVVNRLIDERRKTCPGLTKLGTDMAVPDTALDRILARYHSDLAAAGLESVIFGHIGDNHVHVNILPRTQTEYDRGQALYREWAALVTALGGSVSAEHGIGKIKVALLEVQYGANGIEAMRKLKRLFDPDARLNRGNLFQRGV